In the Grimontia kaedaensis genome, one interval contains:
- a CDS encoding chitinase: MKQTAFLSAMIAATFAAPSAMAMNPQPDPQNPEGYVVTRAEVQAAEAAQTQDPMYTTWAQALRTRTNDVVEAILPGAASNPENVKRVERVFPESDWEFLTQMAAPEYTYTRFLRAIGKFPAFCGEYTDGRDSDAICKKSIVTAFAHFAQETGGHIAKDNYWDNPQGLEEWQQALVHVREMGWSEGQEGYTTGCGQNDWQNKRWPCAAGQGYFGRGAKQLSYHFNYGAFSEVMYAGDATKLLNEPGLVADSWLNLASAIWFFLTPQAPKPAMLHVIDRTWVPSQRELDAGIGYGFGTTINIINGGIECGEQNKDKGQPVNRIRYWEGLAKHFNIPIEADETNTCWQQLPYGSLNLQGATDVLYTNWDGNWKYYANRPGGYSFECELVGYQTAYSALVEGDYEKCVSNFYESHAGWPVVRVVETIDTNPGDGSNPGDGGTPSENTWDDKAVYLAGDRVTINGVTYEAKYWNQGVNPETAGQWGAWKVVAGDTTGGGTSTNPDTGTNPDTGSGSGTDTGDDAGTGGDTGGSNPDTGTTPDEGETTWSASKVYFGGDQVLVNGATYQALYWTQGDDPASGEQWGPWKKM; encoded by the coding sequence ATGAAACAGACCGCTTTTCTAAGCGCGATGATCGCTGCAACCTTTGCTGCGCCAAGTGCGATGGCAATGAACCCGCAGCCTGATCCGCAAAACCCAGAAGGTTATGTTGTCACCCGGGCAGAAGTGCAAGCCGCAGAGGCTGCACAAACCCAAGACCCGATGTACACCACTTGGGCACAGGCGCTACGTACACGCACCAATGATGTGGTGGAAGCAATTTTACCGGGCGCAGCCAGCAATCCTGAAAACGTCAAACGTGTCGAGCGTGTTTTCCCAGAATCTGACTGGGAATTCCTGACTCAAATGGCAGCGCCGGAATACACCTATACCCGGTTCCTTCGTGCGATTGGCAAGTTCCCTGCGTTCTGCGGTGAATACACAGATGGCCGTGATTCTGATGCGATTTGTAAGAAGTCGATCGTGACTGCGTTTGCGCACTTTGCTCAAGAAACCGGTGGTCATATTGCAAAAGACAACTACTGGGATAACCCACAAGGTTTGGAAGAGTGGCAGCAGGCACTCGTCCATGTCCGTGAAATGGGCTGGTCAGAGGGGCAGGAAGGTTATACGACTGGCTGTGGGCAGAATGACTGGCAAAACAAACGCTGGCCTTGTGCAGCGGGTCAGGGCTACTTCGGTCGAGGTGCAAAGCAGCTTTCTTACCATTTTAACTACGGCGCATTTTCAGAAGTGATGTACGCGGGTGATGCAACCAAGCTGCTCAATGAGCCCGGTTTAGTGGCTGATTCCTGGCTAAATCTGGCTTCGGCAATTTGGTTCTTCCTCACGCCACAAGCGCCGAAACCAGCAATGCTACATGTGATTGACCGAACCTGGGTGCCTTCACAGCGTGAACTGGATGCAGGCATTGGCTATGGCTTTGGTACCACGATTAACATCATCAATGGTGGTATTGAGTGTGGTGAACAGAACAAAGATAAAGGCCAGCCGGTTAACCGTATCCGTTACTGGGAAGGGCTCGCGAAACATTTCAATATTCCGATTGAAGCAGATGAAACCAACACCTGTTGGCAACAACTGCCTTATGGCAGCCTCAACCTACAAGGCGCAACAGATGTGCTTTACACCAACTGGGATGGTAACTGGAAATACTATGCTAATCGCCCGGGCGGTTATTCGTTCGAGTGTGAGCTGGTGGGTTACCAAACGGCTTACTCAGCGTTGGTAGAGGGCGACTACGAGAAATGTGTCAGCAACTTCTATGAATCTCACGCGGGTTGGCCTGTGGTTCGTGTTGTTGAAACCATTGATACCAACCCAGGAGATGGTTCAAATCCGGGTGACGGCGGTACTCCATCGGAGAATACCTGGGATGATAAAGCCGTATACCTAGCCGGTGACCGTGTCACGATTAACGGCGTGACATACGAAGCCAAATACTGGAATCAGGGTGTGAACCCAGAAACAGCAGGTCAGTGGGGCGCTTGGAAGGTCGTTGCAGGCGATACGACTGGTGGTGGCACATCAACTAACCCAGACACGGGTACCAACCCAGATACAGGGAGTGGCTCTGGTACAGACACAGGTGATGATGCAGGCACTGGTGGCGATACCGGCGGTTCAAATCCTGATACGGGTACCACGCCAGATGAGGGAGAAACCACTTGGAGTGCGAGCAAGGTTTACTTTGGTGGGGATCAGGTGCTGGTTAACGGCGCAACTTACCAAGCACTTTACTGGACACAGGGTGATGACCCAGCTTCCGGTGAGCAATGGGGACCCTGGAAAAAGATGTAA
- a CDS encoding chitinase, with protein MKRTALFTAMFGASFFAHSAVTMDPVQDPNNVNGFVVSQSEIKAAEDALTLDPMYDTWSQALRTQPNSVVDAILPGAANNPENVKRVERVFPETDWNFLTQMAAPEYTYTRFLKAIGKFPAFCGDYTDGRDADAICKKSIITAFAHFSQETGGHIAKDNLSDNPLALEEWQQALVHVREMGWAEGQEGYTTGCGQDDWQNRRWPCATGQGYFGRGAKQLSYHFNYGMFSEVMFDGDATRLLNDPALVADSWLNLASAIWFFLTPQAPKPAMLHVIDRTWKPSQREIDAGIGYGFGTTINIINGGIECGEQNKTKGQPVNRIRYWEGLAAHYQIPIEADEKNTCWQQTPFGSLNLQGATDVLYTNWDGNWKYYPDRPGGFSFECELVGFQTAYSALVPGDYEKCVTNFYGSHANWPTVRVVADADKPSTGTPGGNGEPVDPNAWSATKVYNTGDRVVVNGVTYEAVYWTQGDDPLLSEAWGPWKKVL; from the coding sequence ATGAAACGAACGGCTTTATTTACCGCTATGTTCGGCGCGAGCTTCTTCGCTCACAGCGCAGTGACCATGGACCCTGTACAAGACCCAAATAACGTGAACGGGTTTGTTGTTTCCCAGTCCGAAATTAAGGCAGCGGAAGATGCGTTGACGCTGGACCCAATGTACGACACTTGGTCTCAGGCACTGCGTACCCAGCCGAACTCTGTAGTTGATGCGATTTTGCCTGGAGCAGCAAACAACCCAGAAAACGTGAAGCGTGTAGAGCGCGTTTTCCCAGAAACGGACTGGAACTTCCTGACCCAAATGGCCGCACCGGAATACACTTACACCCGCTTCCTTAAAGCGATTGGTAAGTTCCCGGCTTTCTGTGGTGATTACACAGACGGTCGCGACGCAGATGCCATCTGTAAGAAATCTATCATTACCGCATTTGCACACTTCTCGCAGGAAACTGGCGGCCATATTGCTAAAGACAACCTGTCTGACAACCCGCTGGCGCTAGAAGAATGGCAACAGGCTCTTGTGCATGTTCGCGAAATGGGCTGGGCAGAAGGGCAGGAAGGTTACACCACAGGTTGTGGTCAAGATGACTGGCAAAACCGTCGTTGGCCTTGTGCGACAGGTCAGGGATACTTTGGCCGTGGTGCAAAGCAGCTTTCATACCACTTTAACTATGGCATGTTCTCTGAAGTGATGTTTGACGGAGACGCCACGCGCCTGCTGAATGACCCAGCACTGGTGGCAGACTCTTGGCTAAACCTGGCTTCAGCGATTTGGTTCTTCCTGACACCACAGGCACCGAAACCAGCGATGCTGCACGTTATCGACCGTACCTGGAAACCTTCGCAACGTGAAATTGACGCAGGTATCGGCTACGGGTTTGGTACCACAATTAACATTATCAATGGTGGTATCGAGTGTGGTGAACAAAACAAAACCAAAGGTCAGCCAGTTAACCGTATCCGTTACTGGGAAGGCTTAGCAGCGCACTACCAAATTCCAATTGAAGCCGACGAGAAAAACACCTGTTGGCAGCAAACGCCATTCGGTAGCCTGAACCTGCAAGGCGCAACCGATGTGCTTTACACCAACTGGGATGGTAACTGGAAATACTACCCGGACCGTCCAGGCGGTTTCTCATTTGAGTGTGAGCTGGTGGGCTTCCAAACCGCTTACTCTGCGCTGGTACCGGGCGACTACGAGAAGTGTGTGACTAACTTCTATGGATCACACGCTAACTGGCCAACCGTACGTGTTGTCGCTGATGCAGACAAGCCTTCTACCGGTACTCCGGGTGGTAACGGCGAGCCAGTAGATCCGAATGCTTGGAGTGCTACCAAGGTTTATAACACGGGCGACCGTGTGGTAGTAAACGGTGTGACTTATGAAGCGGTTTACTGGACACAAGGTGATGATCCACTACTGAGTGAAGCGTGGGGACCTTGGAAAAAAGTACTGTAA
- a CDS encoding DNA alkylation repair protein: MIDAQRIIAEAQQLGDAKIAEHSGRFFKSGPGEYGEGDKFIGIRVPVVRELAKLHKSASLKTISVLLESEWHEIRLLALVILSEQFKKADAEQQKVIFDFYLSRTHLINNWDLIDSSAHHIVGGYLTDKKRDILYSLAESSSLWERRIAMMATFPFIRNNQFDDTIKLAEKLLQDKEDLIHKMCGWMLRELGKRDLPLLRTFLDRHGPDMPRTMLRYAIEKMSTEERKHYLAVK; encoded by the coding sequence ATGATTGACGCGCAACGCATCATTGCTGAGGCACAACAATTAGGCGACGCCAAGATCGCCGAACATTCAGGTAGGTTCTTTAAATCTGGCCCCGGCGAATACGGTGAAGGCGACAAATTTATTGGCATTCGGGTGCCCGTGGTCAGAGAGCTTGCCAAGCTTCATAAATCTGCTTCTCTCAAGACAATTTCAGTGCTGCTGGAAAGCGAGTGGCATGAAATCAGGCTGCTTGCCTTAGTGATTCTGTCTGAGCAATTTAAGAAGGCAGATGCAGAACAACAAAAGGTCATTTTTGATTTCTATCTTTCCCGAACACACCTTATTAATAACTGGGATCTCATCGACAGCTCCGCGCACCATATTGTGGGTGGATACCTCACCGATAAAAAGCGGGATATTCTCTATTCGCTGGCAGAATCAAGCAGTCTATGGGAACGACGGATAGCGATGATGGCGACCTTCCCTTTCATACGAAATAACCAGTTTGACGACACCATCAAACTTGCAGAAAAGCTGCTTCAAGATAAAGAAGATTTGATCCACAAAATGTGTGGCTGGATGCTGAGGGAACTCGGGAAAAGAGACCTTCCCCTGCTACGCACTTTTCTCGATAGACACGGCCCAGACATGCCAAGAACCATGCTGCGCTATGCCATTGAAAAAATGTCTACAGAGGAAAGAAAGCACTATTTGGCCGTAAAGTAA